The segment ataatagaattttactctaatttttttttactatagatttgctaattatttattatgccaTTTGCAATTtcataatgattaaaatgtcggaatgatttattttgtacaattgttttatattttttgttctattttttctctttcaaattttaattatttcaattgttattaaatatttaagtaactGGTTCACGTATTAAGTATtagattaaaaagtttttaaaaactcAACATTTTTGgccgagatacataattttaaaacaaaatctgCGTTTTTCAGACATGATGAtactcgaaaaattaaaaaaaaaccttctatcgacaattaaaaattttttaatctttttagtatttatatatataatattaacgcaaaaataataaagtttggGGCGGAAAATTGAAGGGTGCCTAATACTTTTGACCACGGCTATATTCTTCACTTCTGTCACGGCGATTATCCACACCTTACACTTTTTTATACTCCTCCTTTTCCAAAACTCCAATTTATATCTCGCGTCTCATTTTGAAGGAGTGTTTTGACGGCGGAAAGTGCAGAAGAGCACAGATAAAACACAGCTGGTCGGTGGCCGAATTAGCAACGCGTCGCGCGtcgtacgtacatacgtaaTACGGGAAGATGCGAATGCGACAGAACGCGTTCGATCGTTCCGCGTGACGAGTCGCGGTCGAAGAAACGTCAGGTACTCGGTCGCGAACACCCGTCCGTCCGCGTGTAATTGACAGAAAATTATGCGATCTCGTTCGACGCACCCGTGTTACCGAGAGATCAGATGAAGGAGGCTGACTACTTTTCTACTTTCTCGGCATCTCGAATCTGCAATCGGAATGGTTTCCCTCACGCGAATCACTTTCGTTACTCTTCTCTACGGTAAGTGGCTGTCAGTCACATACACgcacatgcacgcacgcacacacatctCCCCCAAAATCTTCCCCTGtttctcttgaaaataaaatacattacgcGATTTGACAATTTCACGCACGCAATTTTACACCGATCGATAACGTACGATTTCACTTGACATCcgtctaatttaattatcatgtaagataacatttaagatttataaCTCGTAATCTTATGAACATAGAAATTTTAccattatttgtttatatttaaattttattatatatctcttatttattatataaatttatctggTAAGAACATCTGGTAAATTTTACTTGTCAGTCAAACCTGGTAaacatttaattcaatttagaTAACTCAATTTTATTACCTAATTTCATgtgcaaaaaatatctttgtttatctatttcaaattaattaattaactttgatGACAAAGATATAGAACTTTAGAACTTTTATATCGTGCACATTCACACTTATCGTTAGTAAAATACGATGATAATCTTGGTAaacaaatttgatttgatttttgCGTAATCTTAGcaatgagaaatatttctatgtaAGCATttgttatcatttaattacattttagcTTTTTCAGCAATTTTGATGCATACGGCAGGCTCGCGCGTGATCGAGCTTAGTGATAGGTAAGAAaactaacaaaatattgtgtaCCCTGTTTGATTTCtccaattataatattcgttTAATATATCTGCTTGCAGATTTCTGGATATACACAAAGATGGACAATGGCTGGTTATggtatatattcaatttttgtaaaacatatattctatatatttaaaatatatagctatttttatttttcatagatGTATGCGCCATGGTGTGCCCATTGTAAAAGATTGGAACCAGTTTGGTCTCATGTTGCTCAGCATTTACATGCAACATCAATACGAGTAGGACGTGTAGATTGTACTAGATTTACCAGTGTGGCgagttcatttaaaattaaaggattTCCTACCATTCTATTGTAAATATGCCTTTCTATCTGATTActaatttttcatacaatctactaaatattcataaaattatttatttgcagtTTAAAAGGTGAGCAAGAGTATATATATCACGGTGATAGAACTAGAGATGAAATAGTCAAATTCGCTTTAAGACTAAGCGGCCCTCCTGTGCAGGAGGTAACGAGACCTCAGAGCTTTGACACTATAAAGAGAGAACGCGATCTCTATTTCTTATACGTGGGCGGTAAATCTGGAGTCTTATGGGTAAACTCTTTTCgcaatttatgaattttatgaaaatattatctaaaagcagtttatcaaaaaaatctaaatacattaaataaatacaggAACTTTATCACAAGactgcaaatatatttcaaccacatgcatttttttatcaatctcaTCCGAGCGTCGTAAATAAACATGCGCCTGTAGAAAATGTTCCGGCATTGTTCGTGTACAAGGAAAGCTCGCATTACAATTTCACTGGTAAGAGTTAAGATCtaagataaagaaaagtttatcattgttattatccgtatgaattaatttaattcgattTGCAGGACATAACTTGAGTGACATAGACAAAATGAACGAGACGCTTTACAAGTGGGTGAACGCGGAACGTTTCCCAACGTTTCCGAAAGTGACCAGAGGAaacataaatcaattattcttAACGAATAAGAATCTCGTTTTAGCAGTAGTGGAAGAAAATCAGCTAGAAGAGGTCGCACCCGACATGCTGGAGTTCAGGGACATGGTCGAATCTGTGATTAAGAACAAACGGGAGAAGTATCACGAGTATGTTTACTTGATAGTACACAGGGTGAGAAAAAAGTATGGCACCCTGAAAAATCTcggaaaatataagttttatagaaaaatgtttccaaCAAAAGTTATATGGTTTCGAAAGGATATTATCTTATAGCTCTTTCGAAACcatatacaacttttgttggaaacatttttctgtaaaacttatattttccgagatttttcagggtttccatactttttcctcaccctgtatattttgataaaagctgaacataaattaatatgatgGGATTGTATTTAGCCACTTTCAATTCGGTTGGATAGCTAGTCCCGATCTAGTCAATAGCATAGCGATGATGGTATTACCTTTACCGAGCTTAATTGTGATAAACACAACTACCAATCACCATCATATTCCCGAGGATGAAACAGAGAAATTGACTCCGTACGTGATAGAATTGTTCCTAGAGCAGATTCGCAATGAAAGTGCTCcggtatatatcttttatgtcTTAATAATTCTGTCAACTTAAAAGgatatatattaacaagagGAACCTGTTATAATTGATGAATTTTCAGCGATACGGTGGAAACAATTGGTTAGTGCGTAGTTATAGAACTTGGTTTGAATTGAAAACCACTATGGTTTCAATGTGGAAAGGCAATCCCATCTTGATGACTGTACTAGTCGGATTACCAGTTGGATTCTTATCGTTAATATGTTATGGCATTTGTTGTCCAGATATCTTGGATGCAAATGATGAAGAAGAgggtataatttttttttaccatcaAAAGAATCTACTAGGTTTTAtacagaaataataaacatatctAACTACTTTGTACTCTTTTCAGAAAATGCTGGAACGAGTCATATGaagaatgattaaaaataattatgaatatatattacacaaagaatttcgaaaaaaaactaCTTTTGATTATGTAATACgttcttaagaaaaatttgcCAAAGCAGTTTTAagattgtaagaaattttatacagtAATGAATATCGCTAACACATtccatatgtttttatttttggtaaacccatctttgtgtatatatatatatatattaatttcttttatgattgtattgtataaaaatgacGCGTATTCCATGAGACAATACAACCGAGTAAAGTACGTACGCACTCGGaaaaatttgtcttttaacacagctttaaaaaaagagagtgtaagatatatcaaaaatttgtatattagagACGATTGTTCACGTAATCGTTAAAGATCGAATTAAGCATcaaacattgtttttttatatatatatggacaaaataatacaataatatatttagaattatatgt is part of the Anoplolepis gracilipes chromosome 2, ASM4749672v1, whole genome shotgun sequence genome and harbors:
- the Tmx3 gene encoding thioredoxin-related transmembrane protein 3 isoform X2, yielding MVSLTRITFVTLLYAILMHTAGSRVIELSDRFLDIHKDGQWLVMMYAPWCAHCKRLEPVWSHVAQHLHATSIRVGRVDCTRFTSVASSFKIKGFPTILFLKGEQEYIYHGDRTRDEIVKFALRLSGPPVQEVTRPQSFDTIKRERDLYFLYVGGKSGVLWELYHKTANIFQPHAFFYQSHPSVVNKHAPVENVPALFVYKESSHYNFTGHNLSDIDKMNETLYKWVNAERFPTFPKVTRGNINQLFLTNKNLVLAVVEENQLEEVAPDMLEFRDMVESVIKNKREKYHDHFQFGWIASPDLVNSIAMMVLPLPSLIVINTTTNHHHIPEDETEKLTPYVIELFLEQIRNESAPRYGGNNWLVRSYRTWFELKTTMVSMWKGNPILMTVLVGLPVGFLSLICYGICCPDILDANDEEEENAGTSHMKND
- the Tmx3 gene encoding thioredoxin-related transmembrane protein 3 isoform X1, with protein sequence MVSLTRITFVTLLYAFSAILMHTAGSRVIELSDRFLDIHKDGQWLVMMYAPWCAHCKRLEPVWSHVAQHLHATSIRVGRVDCTRFTSVASSFKIKGFPTILFLKGEQEYIYHGDRTRDEIVKFALRLSGPPVQEVTRPQSFDTIKRERDLYFLYVGGKSGVLWELYHKTANIFQPHAFFYQSHPSVVNKHAPVENVPALFVYKESSHYNFTGHNLSDIDKMNETLYKWVNAERFPTFPKVTRGNINQLFLTNKNLVLAVVEENQLEEVAPDMLEFRDMVESVIKNKREKYHDHFQFGWIASPDLVNSIAMMVLPLPSLIVINTTTNHHHIPEDETEKLTPYVIELFLEQIRNESAPRYGGNNWLVRSYRTWFELKTTMVSMWKGNPILMTVLVGLPVGFLSLICYGICCPDILDANDEEEENAGTSHMKND
- the Tmx3 gene encoding thioredoxin-related transmembrane protein 3 isoform X3, with product MHTAGSRVIELSDRFLDIHKDGQWLVMMYAPWCAHCKRLEPVWSHVAQHLHATSIRVGRVDCTRFTSVASSFKIKGFPTILFLKGEQEYIYHGDRTRDEIVKFALRLSGPPVQEVTRPQSFDTIKRERDLYFLYVGGKSGVLWELYHKTANIFQPHAFFYQSHPSVVNKHAPVENVPALFVYKESSHYNFTGHNLSDIDKMNETLYKWVNAERFPTFPKVTRGNINQLFLTNKNLVLAVVEENQLEEVAPDMLEFRDMVESVIKNKREKYHDHFQFGWIASPDLVNSIAMMVLPLPSLIVINTTTNHHHIPEDETEKLTPYVIELFLEQIRNESAPRYGGNNWLVRSYRTWFELKTTMVSMWKGNPILMTVLVGLPVGFLSLICYGICCPDILDANDEEEENAGTSHMKND